A single genomic interval of Spinacia oleracea cultivar Varoflay chromosome 6, BTI_SOV_V1, whole genome shotgun sequence harbors:
- the LOC110775374 gene encoding uncharacterized protein, whose protein sequence is MISDVEDEEYYNRPLGRWPVFVYGVGHMLNDITSACWFTYLLVFLTDIGLSPGDAAIVMLSGQVADGFMTAFSGELIDRFGHFKIWHGAGSLLVAVSFSSVFGGCIPCKIFGTNSSALETIGYSIFAAIFNIGWAATQVSHMSMVNCMTLNPTSRVVLASCRNAFTMIANLSLYAVAFVVFGLGKSRTHADIESQYRWIAYSSIFIGCCFVCIFLTGTKEPRLKDGFPGKVYARVEWTYWFHKVLYYQVALVYTLTRLVTNVSQSFLAFYVINDLQMAQSSKALVPAIIYICSFIISIILQEMAWTGHRLKTFFSIGGVLWIFCGAAVLFLPQGSSSYMYIISIVIGIANALMMVTGIGMQSVLVGQDLNGSAFVYGSLSFMDKMSCGIVLYLLESYQSNESSNIGELHSSILSFSITRYAVGVVPAICALIGVAVTYSMKLATPPKPLIEPLLV, encoded by the exons ATGATCAGTGATGTGGAAGATGAAGAATATTACAACAGGCCGCTTGGACGATGGCCTGTTTTCGTCTATGGTGTGGGTCACATGCTCAATGACATTACATCCGCCTGTTGGTTTACTTACTTGTTGGTGTTCCTCACAGACATCGGGCTTTCTCCAGG GGATGCTGCAATTGTGATGCTTAGTGGACAAGTGGCAGATGGTTTCATGACTGCCTTTTCTGGCGAGCTG ATAGACCGGTTTGGACATTTCAAAATTTGGCATGGCGCTGGATCCCTGCTAGTTGCTGTTTCATTTTCTTCAGTTTTTGGTGGTTGTATACCATGCAAAATATTTGGTACAAATTCATCTGCTCTGGAGACAATTGGATACAGCATTTTTGCAGCTATCTTCAATATTGGTTGGGCTGCCACTCAAGTTTCACACAT GTCCATGGTGAACTGTATGACGCTGAATCCCACGAGCAGAGTAGTGCTAGCCAGCTGTCGGAATGCATTTACTATG ATTGCAAATCTAAGCTTGTATGCAGTGGCTTTTGTTGTCTTTGGTCTTGGTAAATCAAGGACTCATGCTGATATAGAAAGCCAG TATCGTTGGATTGCTTATTCATCAATTTTTATTGGATGCTGCTTTGTCTGCATCTTTCTTACTGGAACTAAAGAGCCCAG ATTGAAAGATGGCTTTCCAGGAAAAGTCTATGCTAGAGTAGAATGGACCTACTGGTTCCATAAAGTGCTCTACTATCAGGTTGCTCTTGTATATACGCTGACTAGACTAGTGACTAATGTCTCACAG TCATTTCTTGCCTTTTACGTCATCAACGACCTACAAATGGCTCAATCTTCAAAAGCACTG GTGCCTGCTATCATATACATTTGCAGCTTCATCATCTCCATTATTTTACAG GAGATGGCTTGGACTGGCCACCGCCTGAAGACATTCTTCTCTATTGGAGGCGTGCTTTGGATATTTTGCGGTGCAGCAGTTTTGTTTTTGCCTCAAGGCTCGAGTAGTTATATGTATATCATCTCTATTGTTATTGGTATCGCAAATGCACTGATGATG GTTACTGGAATAGGTATGCAGAGTGTCCTTGTTGGACAAGATCTTAATGGGAGTGCTTTTGTCTATGGTTCACTGAGCTTCATGGACAAAATGTCTTGTGGAATTGTGTTGTACCTTTTGGAATCATATCAAAGCA ACGAGTCTTCAAATATCGGAGAGCTTCATTCGTCCATACTAAGTTTCTCTATTACCAGATATGCTGTGGGTGTTGTACCAGCAATTTGCGCTCTCATTGGCGTGGCAGTAACATATAGTATGAAACTTGCAACTCCTCCAAAGCCTTTAATAGAGCCCCTTCTGGTCTAA